Proteins from a genomic interval of Luteibacter pinisoli:
- a CDS encoding dodecin — protein MTDHVYKSVELTGTSPDGIDAAIRCAISRASKTIRDIRWFKVLETRGYVEDGKVAHWQVTLSVGFTLED, from the coding sequence ATGACCGACCATGTGTACAAGTCCGTGGAACTCACCGGTACCTCCCCCGACGGCATCGACGCGGCGATTCGCTGCGCCATCAGCCGCGCCTCGAAAACCATCCGCGACATCCGCTGGTTCAAGGTGCTGGAAACGCGTGGGTACGTGGAAGACGGCAAGGTGGCGCACTGGCAGGTGACGCTGTCGGTCGGCTTCACGCTCGAGGACTGA
- a CDS encoding SDR family oxidoreductase produces MSRLAHKVAIVTGASSGIGRATAKLFAAEGAQVVVGARRDAELQSLVAEIEAAGGHAVALAGDVRDEAYAKALVDLAVARYGRLDIAFNNAGTLGQTGPSTEVSEEGWAQAIDINLTGSFLGAKHQVAQMLKNGGGSVIFTSTFVGYSFAFPGTAAYAASKAGVVGLTQALAAEYGPDNIRVNAVLPGAVETDMYLEMNSTPESQEYMYKLHALRRVASPDELARAVLFLASDDASFVTGTASLVDGGASISRA; encoded by the coding sequence ATGTCCCGTCTTGCCCACAAGGTCGCCATCGTCACCGGTGCCAGCTCAGGTATCGGCCGCGCCACCGCGAAGCTCTTTGCCGCCGAAGGTGCGCAGGTGGTCGTCGGCGCTCGCCGCGACGCCGAACTGCAGTCGCTGGTTGCCGAAATTGAAGCCGCGGGCGGTCACGCCGTCGCCCTTGCCGGTGATGTCCGCGACGAGGCGTATGCGAAAGCGCTGGTCGACCTCGCCGTCGCCCGTTACGGCCGCCTCGATATCGCCTTCAACAACGCCGGTACCCTCGGCCAGACCGGCCCGAGCACGGAGGTCAGCGAAGAAGGCTGGGCCCAGGCGATCGATATCAACCTGACCGGCTCGTTCCTCGGCGCCAAGCACCAGGTGGCGCAGATGCTGAAGAACGGCGGCGGCTCGGTGATTTTCACCTCCACCTTCGTCGGCTATTCGTTTGCCTTCCCGGGCACGGCGGCCTACGCCGCGAGCAAGGCCGGCGTGGTCGGCCTCACCCAGGCACTCGCTGCTGAATACGGCCCGGACAACATCCGCGTGAACGCGGTGCTCCCGGGCGCAGTGGAGACCGACATGTACCTGGAGATGAACAGCACGCCCGAGTCGCAGGAATATATGTACAAGCTGCATGCCCTGCGTCGCGTGGCCTCGCCCGATGAACTGGCCCGCGCCGTGCTGTTCCTGGCCTCGGACGATGCGTCGTTCGTCACCGGCACCGCCTCGCTCGTGGACGGTGGCGCCTCGATCAGCCGCGCCTGA
- a CDS encoding SDR family oxidoreductase, with protein MRIFLTGATGFIGSRIVPELLAAGHQVLGMTRSDAGAAWLTRQGAEVHRATLEDLDSIRAGAANVDAVIHTAFDHDFANFVANCEKDARVIAALGAVLKGSSRPLLITSGTGIGQAGPHLPATEDVTNFAHPNPRIASEKQGNALLDAGVNVAVVRLPQVHDTKRQGLISPFIDISREKGVVGYVGDGGNRWPAAHVDDVARLYRLAIAQAEPGARYHAVDEEGVAVRDIAAVVAEGLNLPLKSLSAEEAPAHFGWLGMFAGLDLVASSKVTRARLGWTPTGPSLLDDLRHMDFAVTA; from the coding sequence ATGCGTATCTTCCTTACTGGCGCCACCGGCTTCATCGGTTCGCGCATCGTCCCCGAGCTGCTTGCCGCCGGCCACCAGGTGCTCGGGATGACCCGTTCCGATGCGGGTGCCGCGTGGCTCACCCGCCAGGGCGCCGAGGTCCATCGCGCGACGCTGGAAGACCTCGACAGTATCCGCGCCGGCGCCGCCAACGTGGATGCCGTGATCCACACCGCCTTCGACCACGATTTCGCCAACTTCGTCGCCAACTGCGAGAAAGACGCGCGTGTCATCGCTGCGCTGGGTGCCGTGCTGAAGGGTTCGTCGCGGCCGCTGCTGATCACCTCGGGCACGGGCATCGGCCAGGCCGGCCCGCACCTGCCGGCCACCGAGGACGTCACCAACTTCGCCCACCCGAACCCGCGCATCGCCTCGGAGAAGCAGGGCAATGCGCTGCTCGATGCAGGCGTGAACGTCGCCGTCGTGCGCCTGCCGCAGGTGCACGACACGAAGCGGCAGGGCCTGATCAGCCCGTTCATCGACATCTCCCGCGAGAAGGGCGTGGTCGGCTATGTCGGTGATGGCGGCAACCGTTGGCCGGCGGCGCACGTGGACGACGTGGCGCGCCTGTATCGCCTGGCCATCGCGCAGGCCGAGCCGGGTGCGCGCTATCACGCGGTGGACGAGGAAGGCGTGGCGGTACGCGATATCGCAGCCGTCGTCGCGGAAGGCCTCAACCTGCCGTTGAAGTCGCTGTCGGCCGAGGAAGCACCGGCGCATTTCGGCTGGCTGGGCATGTTCGCGGGGCTCGACCTCGTGGCATCGAGCAAGGTCACCCGTGCGCGCCTCGGCTGGACGCCCACCGGCCCGTCGTTGCTGGACGACCTGCGCCACATGGATTTCGCCGTCACCGCGTAA
- a CDS encoding helix-turn-helix transcriptional regulator: MPTDTGNPLGSFLRDRRARLDPATFGFAAGRRRTPGLRREEVAQRAHISPTWYTWLEQGRGGAPSAEVLNRLASGLMLTEPEREHMFILALGHPPELRYREPESISPRLQRVLDAMPTSPAILRTATWDVVAWNRPAAALLTDYSKLPREKRNILRMMFSDQRVRAAQDDWLRVAQFVVASFRADAARAGATAEITQLVDELSLSSPEFAALWRNNDIASHGDGLKKLHHPVLGPIELEFSTFAVEGRPDLTLMVYNPSTPETTEAVRVLVASREG; this comes from the coding sequence ATGCCTACCGATACCGGCAATCCCCTCGGAAGCTTCCTGCGCGACCGTCGTGCGCGCCTCGACCCGGCGACGTTTGGCTTCGCGGCCGGCCGCCGACGAACGCCGGGCCTGCGTCGTGAGGAAGTGGCGCAACGCGCCCACATCAGCCCGACCTGGTACACGTGGCTGGAACAGGGCCGCGGCGGCGCGCCCTCGGCGGAGGTACTCAACCGGCTCGCGTCCGGGTTGATGCTCACCGAGCCCGAGCGCGAACACATGTTCATCCTGGCGCTGGGCCACCCGCCGGAGCTGCGCTACCGCGAGCCGGAAAGCATCAGCCCGCGCCTGCAGCGCGTGCTCGACGCGATGCCCACCAGCCCGGCGATCCTGCGCACGGCGACGTGGGACGTGGTGGCATGGAACCGCCCGGCCGCGGCGTTGCTCACCGACTACTCGAAGCTGCCGCGCGAGAAGCGGAACATCCTGCGCATGATGTTTTCCGACCAGCGCGTGCGCGCGGCGCAAGACGACTGGCTGCGCGTGGCGCAGTTCGTCGTCGCGTCGTTCCGTGCGGATGCCGCGCGTGCGGGCGCCACGGCCGAGATCACCCAGCTGGTGGACGAACTCTCTCTGAGCAGCCCGGAATTCGCGGCACTGTGGCGCAACAACGACATCGCCAGCCACGGCGATGGCCTGAAGAAACTGCATCACCCCGTGCTCGGCCCGATCGAGCTGGAGTTCTCGACCTTCGCGGTGGAAGGCCGCCCGGACCTCACCCTGATGGTCTACAACCCGAGCACGCCGGAAACGACGGAAGCCGTGCGCGTCCTGGTCGCCAGCCGCGAGGGCTAG
- a CDS encoding PLP-dependent aminotransferase family protein, which yields MSIQDAEWREALDEAGPRYLKIVRFMEKAIAEGRLRSGDRLPPQRELARTLGVDLTTITRAYAEARERNLLHARGAMGSFVSAPRFETSEMLDLGMNLPPPPLGVDLRELLQHGFEQVLTHTDTHALMSYHPGGGTQADRKAGAAWLATPLGKVDPERIVISPGAQVALSALLLTLTEPGDAIACEPLVYPGVLAATQQLGRRVWPIAADAKGMLPEALEEAAALGVRVVYLNPTLRNPTATTMGEVRRDALVTVMRRLGLTLIEDDPYWLLAARAPAPLAARLPERAYYVSTLSKALTPGLRTAYVVAPDRETRARFLACLRSLALMSTPVMTSLATQWIHDGTAARIVEGVRGEAAERRRIAVNTLPLDPTQPGEGIHVWLPLPARWTAQALATSARMEGLAVTPSTAFAANTPAVEAIRISLGGVRDRARLKASLVRLAALLDDDAPRDDGPLV from the coding sequence ATGTCCATACAAGACGCCGAGTGGCGGGAGGCCCTGGACGAAGCGGGCCCGCGCTACCTGAAGATCGTCCGCTTCATGGAGAAGGCCATCGCCGAGGGCCGGCTGCGCTCGGGCGATCGCCTGCCACCGCAGCGCGAACTGGCCCGCACCCTGGGCGTCGACCTCACGACCATTACCCGTGCCTACGCGGAAGCCCGGGAGCGCAACCTCCTGCACGCCCGTGGCGCCATGGGCTCGTTTGTCTCGGCCCCGCGCTTCGAGACGTCGGAGATGCTCGACCTGGGCATGAACCTGCCGCCGCCACCCCTGGGCGTGGACCTGCGCGAACTGCTCCAGCATGGCTTCGAGCAGGTGCTTACCCATACCGATACCCACGCGCTGATGAGCTACCACCCCGGCGGCGGTACCCAGGCGGATCGCAAGGCCGGCGCCGCGTGGCTCGCCACGCCACTGGGCAAGGTGGACCCGGAGCGCATCGTCATCTCACCCGGCGCGCAGGTGGCCTTGTCCGCGTTGCTGCTCACGCTGACGGAACCGGGCGACGCCATCGCCTGCGAGCCGCTCGTTTACCCCGGCGTGCTGGCGGCGACGCAACAGCTGGGCCGTCGCGTATGGCCCATCGCCGCCGATGCGAAGGGCATGCTGCCCGAAGCGCTCGAAGAGGCCGCGGCCCTCGGCGTGCGCGTGGTGTATCTCAATCCGACGCTGCGCAATCCCACGGCAACCACGATGGGCGAGGTGCGTCGCGACGCGCTCGTCACCGTGATGCGCCGGCTGGGCCTGACGCTGATCGAGGACGACCCGTACTGGTTGCTTGCCGCACGCGCGCCTGCCCCGCTCGCTGCGCGCCTGCCCGAGCGCGCGTACTACGTCTCCACGCTGTCGAAGGCCCTGACACCCGGATTGCGCACGGCGTACGTCGTGGCCCCCGACCGCGAGACGCGCGCGCGTTTCCTTGCCTGCCTGCGCTCGCTGGCGCTGATGTCCACGCCGGTGATGACCTCGCTGGCCACGCAATGGATCCACGACGGCACGGCCGCGCGCATCGTCGAGGGCGTGCGCGGCGAAGCGGCGGAGCGGCGGCGCATCGCGGTGAACACGTTGCCGCTCGACCCGACGCAGCCGGGCGAGGGCATCCACGTGTGGCTGCCGCTGCCCGCGCGCTGGACAGCGCAGGCGCTGGCCACGTCGGCACGCATGGAAGGCCTGGCGGTGACGCCCTCGACGGCCTTTGCCGCGAATACGCCGGCGGTGGAGGCGATCCGCATTTCACTGGGTGGCGTGCGTGATCGCGCGCGACTGAAGGCGAGCCTGGTGCGCCTGGCCGCGCTGCTTGACGATGACGCGCCGCGTGACGACGGGCCGCTCGTGTAG
- a CDS encoding NAD(P)H-quinone oxidoreductase, giving the protein MRAIDFSDFGEPSVLQLAELPDPVVRPHDLLVRVHAAGVNRADVLHRVGHYGRSDFGDSTLMGLEIAGVVVAMGSDVRTWNLGDRVMGIVGGGGYAELARIDYRMALPIPSGVEYVEAAAIPEVFVTAHEALVHLGRLGAGETVLIHAAASGVGSAAVQLAKACGARVFATARGSKLDRVRELGADVGIDYTSTDFAQAIQEATDGHGVDLIVDFVGGTYFERNLASLDFGGRLVQVGMLGGGDMPVIDLQRLLYRHLHIFGTVMKSRPQAEKQAMTKRFRDTWLDHFSSGLLLPVVDSVFPLAQAADAHRRMESNESVGKIVLRP; this is encoded by the coding sequence ATGCGCGCCATCGACTTCAGTGACTTCGGCGAGCCTTCGGTGCTGCAGCTGGCGGAACTGCCCGACCCCGTGGTCCGGCCCCACGACCTGCTGGTGCGCGTGCATGCCGCCGGCGTGAACCGTGCCGATGTGCTGCACCGCGTGGGCCACTACGGCCGCTCGGACTTCGGCGATTCCACCCTGATGGGCCTGGAGATCGCCGGCGTGGTGGTGGCGATGGGCAGCGACGTCCGCACCTGGAACCTCGGTGACCGCGTGATGGGCATTGTCGGTGGTGGCGGTTATGCCGAGCTGGCACGCATCGATTACCGCATGGCGCTGCCGATCCCCTCCGGCGTGGAGTACGTGGAGGCCGCCGCGATCCCCGAGGTGTTTGTTACCGCGCACGAGGCGCTGGTGCACCTGGGCCGGCTGGGCGCGGGCGAGACGGTGCTGATCCACGCAGCCGCGAGCGGGGTGGGCTCGGCGGCCGTGCAGCTGGCCAAGGCCTGTGGTGCGCGCGTGTTCGCCACGGCACGCGGCAGCAAGCTGGATCGCGTGCGCGAACTCGGTGCGGATGTCGGCATCGATTACACCTCCACGGATTTCGCCCAGGCGATCCAGGAAGCCACCGACGGCCACGGCGTGGACCTGATCGTGGACTTCGTCGGCGGCACGTATTTCGAGCGCAACCTGGCCTCACTGGATTTCGGCGGGCGGCTCGTCCAGGTCGGGATGCTGGGCGGCGGCGACATGCCCGTGATCGACCTGCAGCGGCTGTTGTATCGCCACCTGCATATCTTCGGCACGGTGATGAAGTCGCGTCCGCAGGCGGAGAAGCAGGCCATGACCAAGCGCTTCCGCGACACCTGGCTGGATCACTTCAGCAGTGGCCTGCTGCTGCCGGTGGTGGATAGCGTGTTTCCGCTGGCGCAGGCCGCCGACGCGCACCGGCGGATGGAGAGCAACGAGAGCGTCGGGAAGATCGTCCTGCGCCCCTAG
- a CDS encoding PAS domain-containing sensor histidine kinase, with amino-acid sequence MGEGTIEAGSSDTQFRLLVDGVADYAIYMISPEGVVSSWNSGAQRIKGYTPAEIIGQHYRAFYTEEDRAAHEPERNLRLAATEGRVEAEGWRLRKDGTRFWAHVIIDRILGDDGQIIGFAKVTRDVTEQRLAAAQLEEAREALFQSQKMEAIGQLTGGMAHDFNNLLMAIQSSLDLLGRYLPTDERVQNLMGAALAGVARGKNLSQRMLAFARKQELKPQAVDLVDLVYGMSELIDGTLGARFQLATRFAFRLDRVLVDPHQLELALLNLVVNARDAYGDEGGRIAIEADVMEAPHADVPGLPEGRYVRLAVIDQGPGMDERTLARATDPFFTTKGVGKGTGLGLSMVHGLAAQSRGRLVLRSQPAVGTRADIWLPIVGPVLADAPQPLIAVSPMTAPVEALHVLAVDDDVLVLSTLKALLEDMGHVVTAASSGDRAIDLLRGTDRYDVLLTDYAMPKITGADVALVARGARPGLPIVLATGYADLAMDAFPGMLRLDKPFDRAKLAHAIDLAIAG; translated from the coding sequence ATGGGTGAGGGAACTATCGAAGCGGGTTCGAGCGATACCCAGTTTCGCCTTCTCGTCGACGGCGTGGCCGACTACGCCATTTACATGATCAGCCCCGAGGGCGTCGTCTCCAGCTGGAATTCCGGTGCCCAGCGCATCAAGGGCTACACGCCCGCCGAAATCATCGGCCAGCACTACCGCGCCTTCTACACCGAGGAAGACCGCGCCGCCCACGAGCCGGAGCGCAACCTGCGCCTGGCCGCGACGGAAGGCCGGGTCGAGGCCGAGGGCTGGCGCCTGCGCAAGGACGGCACCCGCTTCTGGGCGCACGTGATCATCGACCGCATCCTGGGCGACGACGGCCAGATCATCGGTTTTGCCAAGGTCACGCGGGATGTCACCGAGCAGCGCCTCGCCGCCGCCCAGCTGGAAGAAGCCCGCGAGGCCCTGTTCCAGTCGCAGAAGATGGAAGCCATCGGCCAGCTCACCGGCGGCATGGCCCACGACTTCAACAACCTCCTCATGGCCATCCAGAGTTCGCTGGATCTGCTGGGCCGCTACCTGCCCACCGACGAGCGCGTGCAGAACCTGATGGGTGCGGCACTGGCTGGCGTGGCCCGCGGCAAGAACCTCTCGCAGCGCATGCTGGCCTTCGCCCGCAAACAGGAGCTCAAGCCGCAGGCCGTGGATTTGGTGGACCTCGTCTACGGCATGTCCGAACTGATCGACGGGACGCTGGGGGCGCGCTTCCAGCTGGCCACGCGTTTCGCCTTCCGGCTGGACCGCGTGCTGGTGGATCCGCACCAGCTCGAACTGGCCCTGCTCAACCTCGTGGTCAACGCGCGTGACGCCTACGGCGACGAAGGCGGCCGCATCGCCATCGAGGCGGATGTGATGGAAGCCCCGCACGCCGACGTGCCGGGCCTGCCGGAGGGCCGCTACGTCCGCCTCGCGGTGATCGACCAGGGCCCGGGCATGGATGAGCGCACGCTGGCCCGCGCGACGGACCCGTTCTTCACCACCAAGGGCGTGGGCAAGGGCACCGGCCTGGGCCTCTCCATGGTGCACGGCCTGGCCGCGCAGTCGCGTGGCCGTCTGGTGTTGCGCAGCCAGCCGGCAGTCGGCACGCGTGCGGACATCTGGCTGCCCATCGTGGGCCCGGTCCTTGCCGATGCGCCGCAACCGCTGATCGCCGTGTCGCCGATGACCGCACCCGTCGAAGCGCTGCACGTGCTCGCCGTCGACGACGACGTGCTGGTGCTGTCGACCCTGAAAGCTCTGCTTGAAGACATGGGCCACGTAGTGACGGCCGCCTCCTCCGGCGACCGCGCCATCGACCTGCTACGCGGCACGGACCGCTACGACGTGCTGCTCACCGACTACGCCATGCCGAAGATCACCGGCGCCGACGTGGCCCTGGTCGCCCGCGGGGCACGTCCCGGCCTGCCGATCGTGCTGGCCACGGGCTACGCGGACCTGGCCATGGACGCGTTCCCCGGCATGCTGCGGCTGGACAAGCCGTTCGACCGGGCCAAGCTCGCGCACGCCATCGACCTCGCGATCGCCGGTTGA